One Nicotiana tomentosiformis chromosome 4, ASM39032v3, whole genome shotgun sequence genomic window carries:
- the LOC138909331 gene encoding uncharacterized protein — protein sequence MELLKDYGIDIVYHPRKANFVEDALSRKFMGSLAHLEVYQSPLAKEVHRLASFGVRLLVSSEKEVIVQNRTESSLVVEVKEKKYNDPFLVKLKKGIQKYKTISFTLDMDDGTLRYQGRLCVPNVDDLWERIMTEAHASRFFVHPGSIKMYHDLKEIYW from the coding sequence atggagttactcaaggattacggcATCGATATTGTATATCACCCGAGGAAAGCCAATTTTGTggaggatgctcttagccggaaatttatgggtagtttagcacacttggaggtatatcaaagtccattggccaaggaagtccatcgattggctagttttggagttcGTCTTCTGGTCTCTAGTGAAAAAgaggtaattgtgcaaaataggactgaatcatcgcttgttgtggaagtcaaagagaagaaatacaacgatccatttttggtgaAATTGAAGAAGggaattcaaaaatataaaactaTTTCTTTTACTCTtgacatggatgatggtacactaaggtaccaagggcgactatgtgttccaaatgtagatgatctttgggaaagaatcatgaccgaggctcacgcttctaggtttttcgtgcacccaggttctataaagatgtatcacgacctcaAGGAAATCTATTGGTga
- the LOC138909330 gene encoding uncharacterized protein codes for MEARVHQFVHGLSPLVINKAATTALNSYMNHGKMVAFSQATKYRKLKNRREREGTNKALFAGNFGESFGRGRLAFSRGLRGHIQRECRSSRRGAGKGIAHLSSSAAATSSEPPLARGPPVPAGRGATRGGAKGLGGPNRFYAMSGRQSVEASPDLVTDTSVEAPTLESVPVVNEFLEVFPDELPGIPPDREIDFGIDKIVKFEWSDACERSFQELKSRLTIASVLTLPEGTDGFVVYSDSSRIGVGCALMQHDKVIAYASRQLKNNEKNCPTHDVELATVVFALKIWRHYLYGVYVEVFTNHKSLQYIFKQKELNLR; via the exons atggaggctagagtgcaccaGTTTGTGCatggccttagccccttggttattaataaggccgctacaactgccttgaattcatATATGAACCATGGGAAAATGgtagcattttctcaagctacaaAGTACCGCAAGTTGAAGAACAGAAGAGAGCGAGAGGGTACCAACAAGGCCCTATtcgcgggcaactttggggagtcatttggtagGGGAAGATTAGCTTTCAGTAGAGG attgaggggtcatattcagagggagtgtcgttcatcccgccGGGGTGCAGGCAAGGGCATAGCACATCTatccagttctgcagctgctacatcttcagaaCCCCCTCTAGCTCGAGGCCCTCCGGTaccagcagggcgtggtgcaactaggggtggTGCGAAGGGTTTAGGAGGACccaaccgtttctatgctatgagtggtcgccagagtgtagaggcttctccagatcttgtcacag ACACCAGTGTTGAGGCGCCTACACTCGAGTCTgtaccagttgtgaatgaatttctagaggtctttcctgatgagcttccTGGAATtccgccagacagggagattgattttgggattgat AAAATAGTTAAGTTCgaatggtctgatgcttgtgaaaggagcttccaggagttgaaatcgagattgactatAGCATCGGTGTTGACCTTGCCAGAGGGTACAGATGGATTTGTGGTGTATAGTGATTCTTCAAGAATTGGGGTTGGGTGTGCATTAATGCAACACGataaggttatagcttatgcttctaggcaactcaagaataaTGAAAAGAACTGTCCAACTCATGATGTAGAACTTGCGacagtggtttttgcattgaaaatttggcgtcactatttgtatggggtctatGTGGAGGTATTCACGAatcacaagagtcttcaatatattttcaaacaaaaggagctgaatctgaggtag